Genomic segment of Rutidosis leptorrhynchoides isolate AG116_Rl617_1_P2 unplaced genomic scaffold, CSIRO_AGI_Rlap_v1 contig585, whole genome shotgun sequence:
AAATATGCATACCTCGTGATTTTTATAGAGAATCAGTAAGAACATCAAGCATTAATATACTTGATCGAAAAAATTAACAActactaattaattaattatatattgacTATTTTTTTGTTGTGTTTTATGTTAGTTTATTTcttttttaaaatttatatttttatcttgaTCTTTCGATTATATATCGTTTTATTGTAGGATGGCGTCAAAATATTCTCAAATCGAATCGGTGATGTTTGTCTCGGACGTAGTGATTGGAAGATTAAATCTCGCGTCTTAAATCTTTGGATCGTACCAAGTTTCTATAACCGTATAGCAGACGGATGTATAGAGATGATTTTGCTCGatgaaaagtttttttttttatcctTAAAATATTTATGATGTAGAATTCTTAGAATTTTTTTTATGCATCTAACAATTTGTCTTTTCAATATTTTTTATTATGTGTGTAGCATGGCGGCATTCCAGcaacaattaaaaaaaaatttcttgcAAAATATAAACAACAAATAAGTGAAGGAGAAGTATATAGCTTCCAAAATTTGTTGCTCACTACATCTACAAACAAACTTAAAACTACTAGAAATCAATACAAATTGACCTATTTGACAAGTACTATAGTTGAAAAAATTTAAGATGAAGAGATCTCAAAATTTGCTTTTAATTTTGTGAGATTTGATTCAATTTTGAATAAGAAGAATGAATCGTTTATGATTGGTAAGTTTACTTTTTAACTTTTatatttagttttttttattttttcttataATCGTATAAATCTCTTAAAGATACTGATAATATTGGGCATGTCGTGGAGAATGAAAAAATAAGAGAAATAGTCAAGCCAAACAAGATAAGGAATTACTTAACTTTATTCTTGAAGATTTGGAATGAgtttttttatcattatttatgTTATAAACTTAATTATCTCATTGATCTAATTGAGTTTTATTTATtatgattttttatttttaaatacttATTTATTTTTTCTCTATACACAAAAAAAAAAGATTATATAATGATTAGAAAATTCATAAAGGTCAGAAGATTGAAGAAGGATACAGGTCTTAGTTGGGTGGATTGAGGAAAAGGTTCAAATCCTTTGTACATATGGGATTGAGCGTAAATTTTTTCATCTATGTTATTGTATATTAGGTCGACTATGATTGTAATTTACAATCATTGTGGAAACATTGTGAAGGCTTTATCTATTTTGGAGTATTGGTAGAACACAATGAAATTGAATCCTAttttaagaaaaaaaatatttaatcGATCAATACAAATCTTTAACCTTTAATCCTATTTTGTTATTAGATTGTAGAGCTTTTATAACTTTTCCTCCAAGTAAGAAATCCTAGAAGTTCACAAATACTTGCAATTTTGACTGAATGTTTGTATAGAGACCAAAATACAAGAggaatataattataaaataagaTATGATTTCTAATTAGAACTCAAGTTTTATCTCCTTCACTCTTTATATATATGCTCCTTCTCACTAAGAACACTTCAACTTTCAATTGAATAACAAGAGAAAAATTCACTAATTTTTCTCTTCAAGTTTTAAGCTTCCCAAATTTCTTTTGAAAACTCTATGTATTTCTCTATCTCTTCTACTCTCCCGTGCATATAATATATATGCACACAAATTGATCAAATCTTGGTCAAAATTATAACCAATAGgaagagaagaagaagatgaaacttTGACTAGAAAAAATTATGCAAGAAAAATCTTGCCGCCTCTTTTAATCAACTTGTTTTAGTTAATTAATCTCATTAATCAATACTATATATTATATTACTAATTATTCATATTAATTAGTTATAACATATAATAATATAAGCAAAAATATTTTAGGAGCATAATTGAAGTTTTAAATCAATTTTAACTCTTGAAATTATGAAATCGAATCTATTTCGTATCATCGAAAAATTTCAATTTCGATTCTAACACTTAAAATGATTTAATTCGATTCAATCGTACACTTACGACTAATCAAATTAAATATCATGTATGAGGTATAGGTTTCTCTTTTAGTGTGTGACTTTTAGGTTCACCAATACGCTAGTAATAGAATCGCATTCTATAAGTCATGGTTATCGTCTAGCAACGAGCCATGAAAACCTAGATATAGGTGAATATGATGTGAACCTTTCCACTTACAATTTCCATGTGATACGATCCTTTCGTCAATCTATGTTCCGATTGAACTCAGAGCGTGAATGATTAGTCGAAACTCTATAAGTTCAATAAATATGTATCTATTCAAGCACCTAACTTTAAGTCATTAGAAAATTTCTTTTCTAATTCCACATTATCTTGGCCAAGGATTTAAAGTCATGGCTAATATGAAAACATAGGACGTCATTATCGTTTCGATAATTGACGAATCCTTTGTTGACACACACCAATTTTCATATATAACAAATCACGCCGAAGTCACTCTCCTTAGTGATGCTATGATCAGAGTAGTGATTACAAACATAACTTGTTATATATAAGATTACCGTGATGTCTCAAGTCTAAGGATTAATTACACACAATTATAACGTGAGAATTCTATTTTCGACACATAGTTTCACATAGGATTTCTCGTCGGGTCAATACAGTGAACTACTTCTCTAACTAGTACCTACATATGCACATTAGTATCTCCACACTGATATCCATGGAATAAGATATATTCCCAATTGAAAATACATCATATGTACTAGTCTATCCGAATCATTGATGCCCCATCTCAATGATATTATGACTAGGTATAATTAAGATCTAGGCTTGTAAGGAACATATTTCACGATTATCATCGCTATGCATAACCATGTTCCAAGAGTTACATTGATCTTAAGACCTTATTCAGATTACTAAAATACATCACATATATTTACAATAAGTAAAATGATAAGAGACGTTTTTATtaaatacaaatatttattttacattagtattcaaaaataaaattacaaaaatattcagATACTAACAAATCTAGAGCCAATCACATTAGTTCTAAGGACACATTTCTAACATGTCGGAGCATTATTATGTTTTAATATGATGATTAGTACAATTTCCAATTAGCCACCTACACGCGTAAATACTGATCGGTTCATAGTTCGGTAATCTGGGATCATTAGGAATTCGGATCCAAATTGATAaggaaataaaataagtaaaattaaatatttttaacaatatATTACATCTAATTGAAAAAATGAAAAATTTTTGGATGGGAACTTTCTACCACGTAAACATTtagatatgtatataaaatttTGATAAATTTTGGTGACTCATTCATGACATGTAAATTATGATATGTcaaattaatttaattttttatgGTAAGATTATTAATAATCCATCATTCTCTCTCCCACAATATCTTCGGGATTCCATCATTTACTCTTGATATCTTCTCTTTCTCATGATATAAAAACATTCATCCATGAAAATGCACCTGTATGATACAATTTACCTTAAAAATgaacgaaattcatatctatgaattaaaCTGTTGTCATATATAACGCATAGTCATATAATTTTAAATTTCTTTTCTGCCTATTAATTTACTTGATCGACTGTATGGAGAGTAAAAGTTATGGCTAATTAATTAGTATCTAGATTCATACTACGGATCATCATGACTCCATGTCTCCATCTTTCCACAAATCTGAGTTTTTGTATTTCTAGTGACAGTTGATCAGCAATTAGACAGCAGTACTAGAATCTCTAGGACAGTTTTTCCATGGTGCAATACTGGGAGAAAGGCCAGGCCTCCGCCATTTCCCAGATATGCCGAACGAATACTCATTTCCTCTCTACTCTCCAAATAACTGTTGTTGCTCCCAACAAGTCATTGAATCAGGACCTAAAAGTCCAAAAATACCTCTTCTCTCGCCTCTAGTTTTAAAGGAGACACAACCATAGGAATTCTTATCAGTTTCAACCATCTCATACAAAAATTTGAAAAGTAATCAAGATTTTGTTTTGGAAAAAGAAAATAATCACCGAAAATAAAGGAATGGTTTTTATTTTAGTCTTTGGATTTTCAATCAGTAATTTTTTTACATGTAATATTGAGTCACTAAAATTATACACATATCAAAATTCTATATGCATATCTAAATATTTACAAGTTTCCCTCAAAAATTTcttcgaaaaaattattttaatggTCAAGGGTGACTTCAAATGTTTCTCATGCTAGAGTAGAGGGAACAAAATATTTGACACAAGTGACAGAAACTAGAGTGAAACGACCAATATACCCTCTTAAAGGGAATTGTACGTTCAGACTATATAGGGGCAATTTAGTATTTTTAGCTTTATTTGTGCCGTTTGTCCATAATAAATGCTAGATCTTTTGTCCTGATTTGGAAACCTGCCCCATGTAGATTTTGTCATATGTAAATTGTAGTGACAAAATTTGTTAGATATAATTTTTCCGTTTTAAGTAGTGCTAGTACAGTAGTACTATTCCAGTCTTCCTAGACCTAGAGTATGTACTTACCGTAATACGGAAGTAATCGTACGAGACATTTCTATGTACACGTTGGCAACGGCCGTCCGCCATCATAATCATCGTGCACGCCAGCCTTCCAGTCACCAAATCCCAAATCCTATACACTCTACTTGTTAGTTATTACACTTGTGCCACTATCTATAACAACAATATTTTTTTTACAAGATCGCCCTTGATAAATAAATTTGATATAATTACATTTTTCATGCCTCGATTTCTTTAACTAACAAATAAGTTCGTCgcgaattttttttaaattaaatctttAATAAAATCATATCTATCGTAAAAAATCGTTGACTTGGCATCGAAAAATTGTTAAGTCGTTCCAGTTATGTTCACGTAGACTTACATGTCACAATGATGACGTAACAAAATCGACACGTAAGCATCATCAACCTTCCTAAAAAAATTTTATAAAATTCCACCATGAATGGAACAGCCATTGGTGGTGGCCGGATTCCATAATTTTTTTTTACGGTAAATATGATTTTGTTAAAAATTTAAGGAAATTatattgatttgttaaagaaaatcGCGAAATAGTGATTTGTTAGTTAAAAAAATTTTGAGgtgtaaaaaaatataattatgttaaaaaaaaaaaatcattatcacTATTTTAAACTATAGtaattaataaatttttttgaaagaaattttattttttgaaACATTTTTAAAACCTACACTAACAgtagtatatttttatcatttaatgGGATAATATCCACCTTCTCCCCCTATACATTACCCGTTCGTTTGTCctaattaacttttttttgcgggTCCGCTACTTTTGTGAATAGTAGACGGAAGAGGTGAACATTTTTTAGGCGGACCGGCAATGGGATTGCCGGTCTTGCTAATGACTGATTAAGGCTTAATTATGATGTCCCGACCGGCAATAGCATTGCCggtcttgtaaaaaaaaaaaaaaaacactacccAATAGAAGAAGGGaaagagaaggaaaaaaaaaaatacctTGACCGGCAATGTCATCGCCGGTCCAAGGTTAATTATGTTAATCCACTTAATTAGGGCGTCCGACCGGCATTCTCATTGCCGGTCGGATTATAAATGTTCACCCGTCCGTCCTTTCGTTTCAAAATGTTTACATGTATTTTTAAAAAATTACATTTGTAATTTTCCGCTTCTTTTGTCCGAATTTGGTTTCACAGCGCGTTTCTTTCGGCGTTTCGTTTCCAGCTAAGTTTCTCTCTGTCGCTTTTTGTTATTGTTGTCCTTTTTCCGATATCAGTTAGCGTTCTAGTATGATTTTTGATCAAATCCCTTTGTTTGTCAAACAAGGTCAGATTCGATTGAAATCTGATCAAACTCTAGGGTTTCTCCGTGGTGATCATAGATTCGTCGTCTGTTTCTCTTCTAATTTCGGATTTGGTTGTGTAAGATTAAGGTTTTATTGAAAAAAAGTACAAATGATTTTAGATTTTCTATGAGCTGCGCAATCCTGATGCGTCGAATTCGTATTCTTCACTCGTTCTCTGTTGTATTCCTTTACTGGTTCGACGTGTTTTCATGAACTTGCCCCTGCCACTACTATAATTCTATCTCAATCTGTTAATCTGAAATTTCATTATACAATTCGTTTCCAAATCAATAAAAAACCTAAAAAACTTATTCAACCGATTGAATTCGAGTAACTTCTTTCACTATTTTGTTCAAAATAAGAATAAAAGAAAATGGCTCCCAATCATCGGCAAACAAGTTCCAGCTCTGACAAGAGCGACCCTCGGTATGCGACAATGGACGATAGGAAAAGGAAGAGGATGATATCGAATCGAGAATTGGCTAGGCGATCACGCCAGAGGAAGCAGAAGCAGCTAGAAGATCTTATGGCAGAAACGAGCAGGCTGCAAATCGAGAACAATGCTATCACTCAGAGGATCAATGCAGCTTCCCAGAATTACATTGCACTGGAATCTGCGAATAACATTTTGCGAGCTCAGGAAATTGAGCTTTCCGACAGGTTGAAGTCCCTCACATCCATTTTGAAGATTGTACAACAAGAAGAAGATGATGTTAGCAGAGGAGCTTCCATGAAAATTAATCACTGGCAGCTTCCTTGCCCTTTGCCGCCGATCATGGCGTCTTCTGACATGTTTCAGTTCTGATACATTTGCTCTTATCTCTGGTCCTTTCCGTGTTAATTATCTTGCATTATTTCAGGTTTTCTTTTCTTAA
This window contains:
- the LOC139884668 gene encoding bZIP transcription factor 53-like, giving the protein MAPNHRQTSSSSDKSDPRYATMDDRKRKRMISNRELARRSRQRKQKQLEDLMAETSRLQIENNAITQRINAASQNYIALESANNILRAQEIELSDRLKSLTSILKIVQQEEDDVSRGASMKINHWQLPCPLPPIMASSDMFQF